One window of the Babesia microti strain RI chromosome IV, complete genome genome contains the following:
- a CDS encoding conserved Plasmodium protein, unknown function (overlaps_old_locusTagID:BBM_III05235), translating to MSTCRYLPLNRRIRELPWKSRFEILNNPVKPRYMNECVGTPRREYQENVVNGIRVAPTFNPYVELNRDKRYRLDHWPSRNWDDWDPRHCFVRGGRRRYQIPRAIAATRDELGHAHPPRLSGRYKADVEKQYYYHGLPWVWKDNFYTKNLHSHDRPVLGPKIWYRNEFRKKQIEKALERTDTVTEEYKKERYSAKRLTYFEKVVNDMAGEEIASKYVRKPIVPKID from the exons ATGTCTACCTGTCGCTATTTACctttg AACAGACGCATACGTGAGCTACCTTGGAAGTCTAGGtttgaaatattaaataaccCTGTGAAGCCAAGGTATATGAACGAATGTGTTGGTACGCCTAGGAGAGAGTACCAAGAAAATGTCGTCAATGGGATACGCGTAGCTCCCACATTCAATCCCTACGTAGAGCTCAACCGGGATAAGCGCTATAGACTTGACCATTGGCCATCCAG AAATTGGGATGACTGGGACCCTAGACACTGTTTTGTTAGGGGTGGGAGACGACGATATCAAATACCACGGGCAATAGCGGCCACTAGAGACGAACTAGGTCATGCCCATCCACCAAG ATTATCAGGTAGATATAAAGCGGATGTTGAGAAACAATACTACTACCATGGATTGCCTTGGGTTTGGAAGGATAACTTTTACACCAAAAATCTACATTCGCACGACCGACCAGTTTTGGGTCCCAAGATTTGGTACCGCAATGAATTTCGCAAGAAACAAATCGAAAAAGCGCTGGAACGCACTGACACTGTAACTGAAGAGTACAAAAAGGAAAGATATAGCGCAAAAAGGTtaacatattttgaaaaagtTGTTAATGATATGGCAGGGGAGGAGATTGCGTCTAAATATGTTAGGAAACCAATTGTACCAAAGATCGATTAA
- a CDS encoding conserved Plasmodium protein, unknown function (overlaps_old_locusTagID:BBM_III05240), with product MGLTACSEAPAVTPKERQALLRLEMAFVKGLKAEKMIQQKYRIVGYIIVFINIISTIYLYNYVQRERSEGLHFEHVYIKDVILPLSTILLMMIFFSNNPCRSNLMSARIYLKRLNNSLNEFNLYFCGRRQTLYVVD from the exons ATGGGCCTAACAGCCTGTTCCGAAGCACCGGCAGTGACCCCCAAAGAGAGGCAAG CATTGTTGCGCTTGGAAATGGCCTTCGTTAAAGGACTCAAAGCGGAAAAAATGATCCAACAAAAGTATCGCA tTGTTGGATATATTATCGTATTTATCAACATAATTTCTACTATATATCTCTATAACTATGTACAGAGAGAGCGTTCTGAAGGG TTACACTTTGAACATGTTTACATTAAGGATGTGATATTGCCCCTTAGTACAATTCTACTcatgatgatatttttctCAAATAACCCATGTCGTTCGAATTTGATGTCTGCCagaatatatttgaaaaggTTAAACAATTCTCTGAATGAGTTTAACCTCTATTTTTGTGGAAG acgTCAAACACTGTATGTTGTGGATTAA